GCCAGACTCACCGTGTATTTATTATAGAGGTGGTGACCAGGTTTGGGTCTAGGGGGCAGTATGGGTACCTTCCTTTTAGGCATCTGAGCCTGGATCCGGGGCTGCTTGGGTGAGGGACTTCCCCCTGGTGCTCCATGGGTGGAGGGGGCGCGGCCTGTTTTGTCTAgcctgggaggagggggccgTCCTGGGCCAGCTTTGGCAGGAGGTGGGCGAGGAGGGGAGACCTTACCTCCAGTGGGTCTGGAAGAGTTGGATGGAATTGTGAAGTTAACTGAAAAAGATTAACTGGGGCTTATGGTAGGTTACTCGTTTACAGTGGGTCTGGCCACTACTGAGCACAAAGAAGACAAACCGATGGCTGCAGATTCAGTGGATTCATTACATTCAGTAGATCACTCACCGTGGGGGGAAAGATGGCTCTTGACCAAAACTGAAGGAATTCTGTCATTcgaaaaacaatatatcactcCATTACATACAGCAAATAACTTTGTAAGTGTAACTTCTCAACAGGCTGGCCATAGGCTGGCCATATTACCGAGGACAAAACCACCTGCATCTACCTCCCAAAAACCCCCTAAATAACCACGCATAAACAGATCTAAACAAATCTCAACCTGGATATACTTTTAGCTTAGTCACTGCCAGCAGCTTACTATACAGTACGCGTTGTTAACACTGACACTATGACTGACGCATGAATGCTAAAACACGACTGGTTTATCAAGGCAAGCAGGTAAAATGTTTTTCAGGACTGACGTACAATTGACATTTTCAATTCTCTTTTCCAGTTGTGTGTTGTTCTGTTGGGTTTAGAGATGTTAAATGAGATGAGTCACAACAAAAGGAAAGAAAGCATTGAAAATGATGATATGTTGGTTGTTTTAAGCCTTTCCAATGCAAAGGGTTTAGTGGATACCTCTCAGAAGAGGAAGTTACAACTGTCAAACTGTTCCATTTCCTGTTTTCGACTAGGAATGACAACAAAAACTGTACACTGGCTCTCACTTCAACCCCACTGAATGAGTGAGTCCACTCAAATTGTTTGTAAGCCTGTGTCTTTAATTACGTTTTTcaattattgttattttatttaaattgtatttagcagatgcttttatccaaaatgacGTACAGTACAGAGGGTGATTGGGGGCATCTTGATCTTCAGTCAAGTGGTCTAATCACTGAGCTATATCCTCACCCTGTCTGTCTTTGAGTGTGAGTGAATGACAAAGTGAAGGTCTCACCTGGGAGGGCAGGCGTGTGATGGGGGATGGTGTGAAGCTTTGCCTATTGgggatagggggagggagggagcccaCTGGCTTctgaacagggagaggaggagggaagtccGGAGAGTCCTCAGAAACTGAGGGATGAAAAACCCAACCCGTCATTCCAGACAGACTGCTACTCTGAGGTGTGACAGTGACTATGCAGCAGCTGTACTCTAAACCCCTTAGGTAGTAGAATGCAAGGATCAAGTTCAGAACAGTCAGGGGTCAGGCCTGTGGGTGGTTGACTCACGTTTAACGGAGCCGTTCAGACTGGGCACTCTGATGGTGGTGGGTCGTCTGGTGATACTCTCTCTGGTGAAGGAGCCAGCGCTACGTACTGGCTTGACTGGGGTGTTGGCtggggacagagacaggcagtacAGATTAGACCCTGGCAGACAGAAGGTCTAGATTTGAAAATACAGTTTTTCAGTCAGCAAAAGCTATCTATAAATGGCTATAGCCTTTTAGATGTTTGTCTTGATCTAGTTATTGACTTCAGCATGGTGCCAACACATAAATGCTTGTGAAATTAGCTTAAAAGTTTGTTTTTCTTACTTGTGGGGCTTTCAACATAATCATTCTCTGAGTTGGTCTCCATGGACAGGAAGGTTGAGTTGTGGTTGTTGAAGTTCAGTGGTTCCTTCCTAGGTGTGAGGGGGACCAGAGCCTGCACTTCCTCTTGGGAGTAGAAGGCCTTGGCCCGGGCTGCCACAGAGGGCAATGAGGGGGGAAAGACTGCAATCTTGGTGGGAGGGGTTTCCGATTCCTCCTTAGATGGTAGGTCTACCGAAGGCTTTCTAGGAAGTAGGGGTCTGGGGGCTTGGGTGAAGACAGTGGGTTGAAGTATGGTAGAAGGTACTGAATCAAAGAAGGGGGACTTGATGGAGGTTCTAGGGGCGAGGGCAGGTTTGGCGGCCATGAATGAAGagactgccccctggtggttgTTAGTGGTACCCTGCGTGTCATCTCTGAGGGTTTTGATGGAGGCTCTGGGGACCATGGCAGGTTTGGTGGCAACTGGGGGGGCTTTGAGGTGAGCATTTCTGGGTCGGGGTTCAGGATATTCCTGGGCAGCTTCCCCTTCTGTTCCTTCATCTGTGCTGGCCTGGCTCTCGAAGGCTTGGATCCGGGCCCGGATGTTCCGTTGGCTGTGGAGGGCACTCATGTCGCCCTGGTCACTCTCGTCTGATTGGTCACTGGAGTCACAGCTCTGACCGCATAGGCCGTCTGCACAAAATACCTCCAACAGCTCCTGCAGGTACTTATTGGAGGAACAGTCTGTTTTCGCAATGGGGGTCACTTGAGTACATTCACCGTTGTCACTGAGTCTGACCAGGGTCTGAACTTTGACCTCTTCTGGGATTGGTTGCTTAAGGGATTTCAAACGAGGAAGTGGAGTGGGTCTTTTGGCAAGTACCGGTTCTGCTGAAGAAAGGACAGGGTGCTGGGACGAGATGGCAGGTGAGTCTGCCTGGGTCGAAACAGGTTCAGAGGGTTTGTTTGAGGTTTCAAAACTCACAGAAAcagatggggtgtgtgtgtttatacagctGTCTGGCAGACTGGGTGGAACTACAGCTGACTCGGTTTTGCTTTGGCTACCAGTGGTAATGGATGCTGTCTGAGTTGAGTTCACTTTGGTGTCGCCACAACCCTGAGTTTCACAGGTCAAGTCACATCGCAAAGGCTTTGGAGGTGAAGGTCTTGGTGGCTTAAGAGGCTTTTGACCTGTATTGGAATCAATGAAGACACAAGTTTAAGCATCTAGTGCCTAGTACATTTTGATTTGTAAAAGAACAATACAGTGTCAAATCAGAAACAAGAAATGGAATgtacaataatttaaataaATTGTGACTCTGGAATATTGCTGTATTCAGAATTAGTGACCATATCAGAAGGTAAATGCTGCTATTAACACTGCTATAACAAATTTTACCTGTAGAGTTTTTCTTTATTGGCAGCGAAGCCTCTGTCTGTTCTGGTGTAGCTGTGACAGTGGTGTCTTCCTCTGCAGGGTCAGTCTGGGTGGAGATCGTTGTGGATTGGCGACGGGCTGTGATCGGCGTGGCAACGTGTTCCTGGGTCTTCTCTTTGATGACCTGGTCATAGGATGGTGGGGGCTAAGACACAAGAGAgaggggtgcacacacacacacacgtcactcacacacacctgggttaACAAAGCAAAGATTACTGTTGTGTTGGTTTGTTTCTGGGACATTTCCAAACACACAACATGCAAATCAGGTTTTGATGTCAGTGTATTAGTTGATGCGCCTTTTAAGGCCTGAATGTGAAATCACTTCAGTGAAAACATGCTGTACCTGGGTGGAGTTTTGGAGGGCCCCTGTCCAGACTGGCTGGGTTGGGGGTGAAGTGAAGGCCCCAGAGGTGGCTGGGAACCAGGTATTACTGGCCAGCGGCTCTGCAGACAGGATGGTGATCTCTGGTCGTCTGAAACACAAGACCCAGTTCTATTCGTGATCATAATCTCCCACAATGCACTCACTTACCCCGGAATAAAAGACGACCATGAATTAAGACCGAATTgtgtttttactttttattgaTCATGGGACGATGCTCACTTTCATCATGACAACCCTGTGTTACTAAGCATTAGGGCACGATGAAATAATATGAAATGAATGTCGACCTAGGTCACGCATGCTTTGTTCATTTAGTCtcagtgaagaaaaaaaatatgaaatattaatCTGAAATAAGAAACATATGTATAGCATGCTAGCTCCTTCTGATTCATTTCAAACATCTGCAGGAGACGTATGAAACAAAGGACTGTATTCAATCAATGGTGCCTTGGATTTTCCTACGTTGAACTACACAACTGACGATGACAGTTACCTTCTGTCCCTGGCGTGGTCACTCTGAGAGACGCTTCTTGCTGTGGGATGAAAAGACAACTTGTGTTTTTCATTTTAGATACAGTGTTTTCCGTTTATGAACATAAATGGAAACTACTTtgagggagtaaaacaaaaatcgACTCACTTCTTTTGATGGCAGCTCGTATTGAGGACAGGGGTCCCTGGCTGAAAAAGACAACAGAATGGGTGAGGCATCTTCCAGCACATCAAAGAGTTTCCCAACTCCTCGTATAACATACAGGGGTAACTTACTAC
The Hypomesus transpacificus isolate Combined female chromosome 22, fHypTra1, whole genome shotgun sequence genome window above contains:
- the sh3d19 gene encoding SH3 domain-containing protein 19 isoform X1, which produces MAEAIDNRDEEEEELRELRNRNQATGKVENEVTDRSERNKPEHLISSQGPLSSIRAAIKRTRSVSQSDHARDRRRPEITILSAEPLASNTWFPATSGAFTSPPTQPVWTGALQNSTQPPPSYDQVIKEKTQEHVATPITARRQSTTISTQTDPAEEDTTVTATPEQTEASLPIKKNSTGQKPLKPPRPSPPKPLRCDLTCETQGCGDTKVNSTQTASITTGSQSKTESAVVPPSLPDSCINTHTPSVSVSFETSNKPSEPVSTQADSPAISSQHPVLSSAEPVLAKRPTPLPRLKSLKQPIPEEVKVQTLVRLSDNGECTQVTPIAKTDCSSNKYLQELLEVFCADGLCGQSCDSSDQSDESDQGDMSALHSQRNIRARIQAFESQASTDEGTEGEAAQEYPEPRPRNAHLKAPPVATKPAMVPRASIKTLRDDTQGTTNNHQGAVSSFMAAKPALAPRTSIKSPFFDSVPSTILQPTVFTQAPRPLLPRKPSVDLPSKEESETPPTKIAVFPPSLPSVAARAKAFYSQEEVQALVPLTPRKEPLNFNNHNSTFLSMETNSENDYVESPTTNTPVKPVRSAGSFTRESITRRPTTIRVPSLNGSVKLSEDSPDFPPPLPVQKPVGSLPPPIPNRQSFTPSPITRLPSQNSFSFGQEPSFPPRPTGGKVSPPRPPPAKAGPGRPPPPRLDKTGRAPSTHGAPGGSPSPKQPRIQAQMPKRKVPILPPRPKPGHHLYNKYTLELPHGITQFDYEAKNPDELSFRRNEVLLLLEQVDHNTFECQTGELRGRVPKCHLQIITPLAHSVPTQATPQEVSPVQRNNPGMQVQVLHDFTPEGPSELGLRAGDVVTVVEQVDSDWYRGTCRGSSGFFPVSYAKVLSNASVPTDVRKAKPPAATVSGPRCVARFDFEGEHNDELTFSEGDVIRLLGYMGEEWARGQVGSCSGIFPIDYVDVIEDLPPPPATQQQSQPFKMALPGMTAPAKTQEAAKPVQSLSSGSQWAVALYDFAGQTEEELSFHQGERILVLQHIDADWSSGRLGGREGVFPRAFVETSSSDLSPEMGRQPSGLGRAKALFNFQSNCEEELSIQVGDMIANLESVNDEWFLGDLRGKRALVPKNYVAVLVEP
- the sh3d19 gene encoding SH3 domain-containing protein 19 isoform X2 → MPGIFISVECRPFSKGEVIVYGCCSQGCQDRSERNKPEHLISSQGPLSSIRAAIKRTRSVSQSDHARDRRRPEITILSAEPLASNTWFPATSGAFTSPPTQPVWTGALQNSTQPPPSYDQVIKEKTQEHVATPITARRQSTTISTQTDPAEEDTTVTATPEQTEASLPIKKNSTGQKPLKPPRPSPPKPLRCDLTCETQGCGDTKVNSTQTASITTGSQSKTESAVVPPSLPDSCINTHTPSVSVSFETSNKPSEPVSTQADSPAISSQHPVLSSAEPVLAKRPTPLPRLKSLKQPIPEEVKVQTLVRLSDNGECTQVTPIAKTDCSSNKYLQELLEVFCADGLCGQSCDSSDQSDESDQGDMSALHSQRNIRARIQAFESQASTDEGTEGEAAQEYPEPRPRNAHLKAPPVATKPAMVPRASIKTLRDDTQGTTNNHQGAVSSFMAAKPALAPRTSIKSPFFDSVPSTILQPTVFTQAPRPLLPRKPSVDLPSKEESETPPTKIAVFPPSLPSVAARAKAFYSQEEVQALVPLTPRKEPLNFNNHNSTFLSMETNSENDYVESPTTNTPVKPVRSAGSFTRESITRRPTTIRVPSLNGSVKLSEDSPDFPPPLPVQKPVGSLPPPIPNRQSFTPSPITRLPSQNSFSFGQEPSFPPRPTGGKVSPPRPPPAKAGPGRPPPPRLDKTGRAPSTHGAPGGSPSPKQPRIQAQMPKRKVPILPPRPKPGHHLYNKYTLELPHGITQFDYEAKNPDELSFRRNEVLLLLEQVDHNTFECQTGELRGRVPKCHLQIITPLAHSVPTQATPQEVSPVQRNNPGMQVQVLHDFTPEGPSELGLRAGDVVTVVEQVDSDWYRGTCRGSSGFFPVSYAKVLSNASVPTDVRKAKPPAATVSGPRCVARFDFEGEHNDELTFSEGDVIRLLGYMGEEWARGQVGSCSGIFPIDYVDVIEDLPPPPATQQQSQPFKMALPGMTAPAKTQEAAKPVQSLSSGSQWAVALYDFAGQTEEELSFHQGERILVLQHIDADWSSGRLGGREGVFPRAFVETSSSDLSPEMGRQPSGLGRAKALFNFQSNCEEELSIQVGDMIANLESVNDEWFLGDLRGKRALVPKNYVAVLVEP
- the sh3d19 gene encoding SH3 domain-containing protein 19 isoform X3, whose protein sequence is MAEAIDNRDEEEEELRELRNRNQATDRSERNKPEHLISSQGPLSSIRAAIKRTRSVSQSDHARDRRRPEITILSAEPLASNTWFPATSGAFTSPPTQPVWTGALQNSTQPPPSYDQVIKEKTQEHVATPITARRQSTTISTQTDPAEEDTTVTATPEQTEASLPIKKNSTGQKPLKPPRPSPPKPLRCDLTCETQGCGDTKVNSTQTASITTGSQSKTESAVVPPSLPDSCINTHTPSVSVSFETSNKPSEPVSTQADSPAISSQHPVLSSAEPVLAKRPTPLPRLKSLKQPIPEEVKVQTLVRLSDNGECTQVTPIAKTDCSSNKYLQELLEVFCADGLCGQSCDSSDQSDESDQGDMSALHSQRNIRARIQAFESQASTDEGTEGEAAQEYPEPRPRNAHLKAPPVATKPAMVPRASIKTLRDDTQGTTNNHQGAVSSFMAAKPALAPRTSIKSPFFDSVPSTILQPTVFTQAPRPLLPRKPSVDLPSKEESETPPTKIAVFPPSLPSVAARAKAFYSQEEVQALVPLTPRKEPLNFNNHNSTFLSMETNSENDYVESPTTNTPVKPVRSAGSFTRESITRRPTTIRVPSLNGSVKLSEDSPDFPPPLPVQKPVGSLPPPIPNRQSFTPSPITRLPSQNSFSFGQEPSFPPRPTGGKVSPPRPPPAKAGPGRPPPPRLDKTGRAPSTHGAPGGSPSPKQPRIQAQMPKRKVPILPPRPKPGHHLYNKYTLELPHGITQFDYEAKNPDELSFRRNEVLLLLEQVDHNTFECQTGELRGRVPKCHLQIITPLAHSVPTQATPQEVSPVQRNNPGMQVQVLHDFTPEGPSELGLRAGDVVTVVEQVDSDWYRGTCRGSSGFFPVSYAKVLSNASVPTDVRKAKPPAATVSGPRCVARFDFEGEHNDELTFSEGDVIRLLGYMGEEWARGQVGSCSGIFPIDYVDVIEDLPPPPATQQQSQPFKMALPGMTAPAKTQEAAKPVQSLSSGSQWAVALYDFAGQTEEELSFHQGERILVLQHIDADWSSGRLGGREGVFPRAFVETSSSDLSPEMGRQPSGLGRAKALFNFQSNCEEELSIQVGDMIANLESVNDEWFLGDLRGKRALVPKNYVAVLVEP